Proteins co-encoded in one Acidobacteriota bacterium genomic window:
- a CDS encoding DedA family protein, whose amino-acid sequence MDHQLQDILAQYGIYAVFALCTVEGDITLLVSGTMAHGGFFGDWGFFKVLIAGTLGGMVGDCAGYAVGRIFHENAKDYRFYQVAQPRVEKLIAKFGGSAIIISKYIYGIRVAMCVFYGVGKMPFLRFLGLSALSCTLWVVFLAGLGYFFSGAITSMIGDFKQVGFALFFIVMFGIIVFYVIERYWLSERVEDADPETILKIEEKLVAFEEVGKTTLQDLSERLHLTREPNREELRDKASKAEEEKEMAAERPGPVENSKEA is encoded by the coding sequence ATGGATCATCAGCTTCAGGATATTTTAGCTCAGTACGGTATCTACGCAGTCTTTGCCCTGTGTACCGTTGAGGGCGATATCACTTTGCTTGTTTCCGGAACGATGGCTCATGGCGGTTTCTTTGGCGACTGGGGCTTCTTTAAAGTCCTCATTGCGGGAACATTGGGCGGCATGGTCGGTGATTGTGCGGGCTACGCCGTTGGCCGAATATTTCACGAGAACGCAAAAGATTACAGGTTCTACCAGGTGGCTCAGCCCCGCGTCGAGAAGCTGATCGCGAAATTTGGCGGTTCCGCTATCATCATCTCGAAGTATATTTACGGGATCCGCGTCGCGATGTGCGTCTTTTATGGCGTCGGGAAGATGCCGTTCCTAAGATTTTTGGGCCTCAGTGCCCTGAGCTGCACCCTCTGGGTCGTGTTTCTCGCCGGGCTTGGGTATTTCTTCAGCGGAGCAATAACCTCAATGATCGGCGACTTCAAACAGGTCGGCTTTGCTCTTTTCTTCATCGTGATGTTCGGGATCATTGTTTTCTACGTCATCGAGCGTTACTGGCTTTCGGAACGAGTTGAGGACGCCGATCCCGAGACGATACTAAAGATCGAAGAAAAACTCGTGGCCTTTGAAGAGGTCGGTAAAACGACCCTGCAGGATCTGAGCGAACGCCTTCACCTCACACGCGAACCAAACCGCGAAGAACTGAGGGATAAGGCGAGTAAAGCAGAAGAAGAGAAAGAAATGGCCGCCGAACGGCCGGGGCCAGTAGAAAATAGTAAAGAGGCGTGA
- a CDS encoding cytochrome c3 family protein, with protein MAQFFNKSANNIARISIVAGVVLAALGGFAFTQFARSSYLTGQYVEKQQPVQFSHKHHVGDDGIDCRYCHSTVETTASAGMPPTQTCMNCHSQIWSDSPYLAPVRDSYKNNTPIEWEKVHDLPEYTYFNHSIHVAKGVGCSTCHGQIDNMPAVFQQNTLQMEWCLACHRQPEKFIRPKSEIFNMQWQDGDLDEKQRADLKAEYKIRSKEMMTSCSTCHR; from the coding sequence ATGGCTCAATTTTTTAATAAAAGCGCGAATAATATCGCCCGAATAAGCATTGTTGCAGGCGTAGTGCTGGCAGCCTTGGGAGGCTTTGCGTTTACGCAGTTCGCCCGCTCGTCGTATCTGACCGGTCAGTATGTCGAGAAGCAGCAACCGGTGCAGTTCAGCCATAAGCACCACGTCGGGGACGACGGCATCGATTGCCGCTATTGCCACTCGACGGTTGAGACGACTGCTTCGGCCGGAATGCCTCCGACCCAGACGTGTATGAACTGTCACAGCCAGATCTGGTCAGACAGCCCGTATCTGGCACCTGTGCGTGACAGCTACAAGAACAACACGCCTATTGAGTGGGAAAAGGTTCACGACCTGCCGGAATACACCTATTTCAACCACAGTATCCACGTCGCGAAGGGCGTAGGCTGCTCGACCTGTCACGGACAGATCGACAACATGCCGGCGGTTTTCCAGCAAAACACGCTCCAGATGGAGTGGTGTCTCGCATGCCACCGCCAGCCTGAGAAATTTATCAGGCCGAAGTCAGAGATCTTTAATATGCAGTGGCAGGACGGCGATCTCGATGAAAAACAGCGAGCCGACCTGAAAGCCGAATATAAGATCCGTAGTAAAGAAATGATGACCAGTTGCTCGACCTGTCACAGGTAG
- a CDS encoding helix-turn-helix transcriptional regulator — MDKRIFHLKKRLSQDLGRDWTAEDMAVAANMSLSNFHRLFRITNGGVTPKAFLHDLRLDRAAEMLGDPECVLRISEIGNAVGLINESHFAADFKKKFGMTPTQYQTNQAEIHQSRPQNYSDGQE, encoded by the coding sequence ATGGACAAACGCATCTTCCATCTCAAGAAGCGACTTTCCCAGGATTTAGGCCGTGATTGGACGGCCGAGGATATGGCTGTAGCAGCTAACATGTCGTTGTCCAATTTTCACCGTTTATTCAGAATAACAAATGGTGGGGTCACGCCAAAAGCATTCCTTCACGACTTGCGACTCGATCGTGCTGCGGAGATGCTCGGCGATCCCGAGTGCGTTCTCCGCATCAGTGAAATCGGCAATGCGGTAGGCCTAATAAACGAAAGCCACTTTGCTGCAGACTTCAAGAAAAAGTTTGGGATGACCCCTACCCAATACCAAACCAACCAAGCCGAAATCCACCAATCCCGTCCCCAAAACTATTCCGATGGACAGGAATGA
- a CDS encoding DUF4097 family beta strand repeat protein — protein MNYLSKNLRYLATMCVAAVIGIAATNAIGQDTAKAVAKSDKSEYKSRGFCENNNWSGNDRVSANDLRELTVSSNGTLNVDAGANGGISVKGEDRSDVLVRACVQAWGATDGEARAAIASIRINTSGEIKAEVPSELKNWSVSYEIRVPRSSNASLKAHNGGISISNVEGNLEFNTTNGGVNVSNAAGTVKGRTANGGVNVTLSGTSWKGTGIDVQTTNGGVNLTIPENFQANIETGTVNGGFRSNIPSLNVTTEDVKGDNWTRSRSKRLNLALNGGGAPVRVVTTNGGVTINTPDKDK, from the coding sequence ATGAATTATCTTTCTAAAAATCTTAGATACCTCGCGACGATGTGCGTCGCAGCCGTGATCGGCATTGCAGCTACAAACGCTATCGGACAGGACACCGCCAAAGCTGTGGCAAAGTCGGACAAGAGCGAATACAAGTCGAGAGGCTTTTGCGAAAACAACAACTGGTCGGGTAACGACCGCGTCTCGGCAAATGATCTGCGTGAGCTGACGGTTTCTTCGAACGGAACATTGAACGTCGATGCCGGAGCAAACGGCGGCATCAGCGTCAAGGGCGAAGACCGCAGCGACGTTTTGGTACGTGCCTGCGTCCAGGCCTGGGGTGCGACCGACGGCGAAGCAAGAGCCGCGATCGCCTCGATCCGCATCAATACCTCAGGCGAGATCAAGGCCGAAGTTCCCTCGGAGCTAAAGAACTGGTCCGTGTCGTACGAGATCCGCGTACCGCGCTCGTCGAACGCAAGCCTCAAAGCCCACAACGGCGGCATCTCGATCAGCAATGTCGAAGGAAACCTCGAGTTTAATACCACCAACGGCGGCGTCAACGTCAGCAACGCAGCCGGAACCGTGAAGGGACGCACCGCTAACGGCGGCGTCAACGTCACCCTTTCGGGCACCTCGTGGAAAGGCACTGGTATCGACGTTCAGACCACGAACGGCGGCGTCAACCTGACCATCCCTGAGAATTTCCAGGCCAACATCGAAACGGGCACCGTCAACGGCGGATTCCGCTCCAACATCCCGAGCCTCAACGTGACGACCGAGGACGTCAAAGGCGACAATTGGACCCGCTCCAGATCAAAACGCCTCAACCTCGCCCTCAACGGCGGCGGAGCACCTGTTCGCGTTGTCACCACTAACGGCGGTGTCACCATTAACACCCCGGATAAGGACAAGTAG
- the purQ gene encoding phosphoribosylformylglycinamidine synthase subunit PurQ: MKFGVVVFPGSNCDHDAYHVVSKHVGQPVDFIWHQQTDLSGYDAVIIPGGFSYGDYLRAGALARFSPVMKAIKQFAADGKFVFGICNGFQILCEAGLLPGALMRNAGLHFICKHVNLKLENPNTPFTSEVDPHKILSIPIAHAEGNYTCDDETFHQLEENGQIVFRYCEPDGQITAASNPNGARSNIAGICNLDRNVLGMMPHPERACEELLGSNDGRDIFRSLTKAINAVEATV, from the coding sequence GTGAAGTTTGGCGTAGTAGTTTTTCCCGGTTCTAACTGCGACCACGACGCGTATCATGTTGTATCTAAACATGTTGGGCAGCCCGTGGATTTTATTTGGCATCAGCAGACGGACCTTTCCGGGTATGACGCTGTGATCATTCCGGGGGGATTTTCCTATGGGGATTACCTGCGGGCCGGGGCACTCGCGAGGTTTTCTCCTGTGATGAAAGCGATCAAGCAGTTTGCGGCCGATGGGAAGTTCGTTTTCGGTATCTGTAACGGCTTTCAGATCTTGTGCGAAGCAGGGTTGCTTCCGGGGGCTTTGATGCGGAATGCGGGGCTTCATTTTATCTGTAAACATGTGAATCTAAAGCTCGAAAACCCAAATACGCCGTTTACTTCCGAGGTCGATCCACACAAAATTCTGTCGATACCGATCGCCCATGCGGAAGGGAATTACACCTGTGACGACGAGACTTTTCACCAGTTGGAGGAGAACGGCCAGATCGTTTTTCGCTATTGTGAACCCGATGGGCAGATCACCGCAGCCTCGAATCCGAATGGTGCGAGATCGAACATAGCGGGCATCTGCAACCTTGACCGGAACGTTCTCGGCATGATGCCGCATCCGGAGAGGGCTTGCGAAGAATTGCTTGGCTCTAACGATGGCCGCGACATTTTCCGCTCGCTTACAAAGGCGATAAATGCTGTTGAAGCAACGGTTTAG
- a CDS encoding DUF4870 domain-containing protein, translating into MENGKTALGLDKNVGSLLCYLPVCLISLIYSIIVIVTDKENKDVRFHAFQSLLLSVLYIVVIVAVQIVAGIAGAAGSGALAGLVGLLALVVIVAFLGAMIFGMIKGYQGQQFKFPIVGDMAEKWANG; encoded by the coding sequence ATGGAAAACGGTAAAACCGCTCTAGGTCTGGATAAAAATGTAGGTTCGCTTCTTTGCTACCTGCCGGTCTGTCTCATCAGCTTGATCTACAGCATTATTGTGATCGTCACGGATAAAGAAAACAAAGACGTACGCTTCCACGCGTTTCAATCTCTTCTTCTTTCAGTTCTCTACATTGTCGTTATTGTCGCCGTGCAGATCGTAGCCGGGATCGCAGGAGCCGCAGGCTCTGGAGCCCTTGCAGGGCTGGTCGGTTTGCTGGCCCTCGTCGTTATCGTCGCTTTTTTAGGCGCTATGATCTTCGGCATGATCAAAGGCTATCAGGGCCAGCAGTTCAAATTCCCGATCGTCGGGGACATGGCTGAAAAATGGGCTAACGGATAA
- a CDS encoding ROK family protein, protein MVNSPIGSAIRVGIEISSTSLNAVAIDVGDEVKRAHSVVFSDDEGVVGQIKTIVDEFRKEFGEFQRLGVAIPGLVDRESGRVAFSAIVPTQTDVELGKQIEAATGVKVIIENDANAAAYGEYCCGSGRGSSNMFYATLGEGVGGSFIFGGKTWHGASGFAGEFGYVPINSEGMRLEDVASAANIVRRTRARFHQDSTSSLGRLTEEDLTLSDIISAAQNKDDFAQMMLERTGSYVGTAVASVINLLNVELIVLGGSIMQARHLVLKAVIERARELSFERSFAATRIVEGELGTNAAAIGAASIGGFGTD, encoded by the coding sequence ATGGTTAATTCCCCAATCGGGTCTGCAATACGTGTCGGTATAGAGATCTCCAGCACCTCGCTGAACGCCGTAGCTATCGATGTAGGCGACGAGGTCAAGCGTGCTCATTCCGTCGTTTTCAGCGATGATGAGGGTGTCGTGGGCCAGATCAAGACGATCGTCGACGAATTTAGGAAGGAATTCGGCGAATTCCAACGTCTGGGCGTTGCGATCCCTGGCCTGGTGGACAGAGAATCGGGACGGGTTGCCTTTTCGGCTATTGTTCCGACTCAGACGGATGTAGAACTTGGGAAACAGATCGAGGCTGCGACGGGCGTCAAGGTCATCATCGAGAATGATGCGAACGCGGCCGCGTATGGCGAATATTGCTGCGGCTCCGGACGCGGCAGCTCAAATATGTTCTACGCCACACTCGGCGAGGGCGTCGGCGGATCTTTTATTTTCGGCGGCAAAACCTGGCACGGAGCATCGGGCTTTGCGGGTGAATTCGGTTATGTCCCGATCAATTCTGAAGGCATGAGACTCGAGGATGTGGCGTCGGCGGCTAATATCGTTCGCCGCACACGGGCGCGTTTTCATCAGGACAGCACCTCGTCGCTCGGGAGATTGACCGAGGAGGACCTGACGCTCAGCGACATTATTTCCGCCGCGCAGAACAAGGATGATTTTGCGCAGATGATGCTTGAGAGGACCGGCAGCTATGTTGGAACGGCGGTCGCGAGCGTGATAAATCTTTTGAACGTCGAGCTGATCGTTCTCGGCGGATCGATCATGCAGGCACGGCATCTGGTACTGAAGGCCGTGATCGAGAGAGCGAGAGAGCTTTCATTCGAGCGGTCTTTCGCAGCTACCCGCATCGTCGAGGGCGAGCTGGGGACGAACGCCGCCGCGATCGGAGCTGCCTCGATCGGCGGATTCGGTACTGATTAA
- the asd gene encoding aspartate-semialdehyde dehydrogenase: MPKKYRVGILGATGTVGQRFAQLLEDHPQFEITAMAASDRSAGKPYSEACAWKLPGKIPASVRDIIVTPIEPPLDCDIVFSSLPSTVARETEEAFARAGYPVISNSSSYRMDEDVPLLIAEINGDHVGLIEKQRENRGFGKGFIVTNPNCAVVSFAPPLAALHRKFGVESVFVTTMQAISGAGYPGVASLDITDNVFPYIAGEEPKVETEAQKILGILGANGVQKADFTVSAQCFRVNVIDGHTASVRVKLRQPSTLEEVVDAMKTFPSLDLYSSPETFIEVTDEPSRPQPKLDRDNGKGMTITVGRIFPDNIFDYRFVALSHNTVRGAAGSAVLNAELLIAKNLI; this comes from the coding sequence ATGCCTAAGAAATATAGAGTTGGAATTTTGGGTGCCACGGGCACCGTTGGACAGCGATTTGCACAGCTTTTGGAGGATCATCCGCAGTTTGAGATAACGGCGATGGCGGCGAGCGACCGGTCGGCGGGGAAGCCGTATTCGGAGGCGTGTGCGTGGAAATTGCCGGGGAAAATTCCGGCTTCGGTTCGCGACATTATCGTCACGCCGATCGAGCCGCCGCTGGATTGCGACATCGTCTTTTCGAGCCTTCCTTCAACGGTCGCCCGTGAAACCGAGGAAGCTTTTGCGCGTGCGGGCTATCCGGTTATTTCGAATTCGTCGAGCTACCGCATGGACGAGGACGTGCCGCTTCTGATCGCTGAGATCAACGGCGACCATGTTGGCTTGATCGAAAAGCAGCGCGAGAATCGCGGGTTTGGAAAGGGCTTTATTGTCACGAATCCAAACTGCGCAGTCGTCAGCTTTGCCCCGCCTCTTGCCGCTTTGCACCGCAAATTCGGCGTCGAATCTGTGTTTGTCACGACAATGCAGGCGATCTCAGGTGCCGGCTATCCTGGCGTAGCGTCGTTGGATATCACAGATAATGTCTTCCCGTACATCGCTGGCGAAGAGCCGAAAGTTGAGACAGAAGCTCAAAAAATTCTTGGTATTTTAGGAGCGAACGGCGTTCAGAAGGCCGATTTTACCGTGTCGGCTCAGTGTTTTCGTGTAAATGTGATCGACGGCCACACGGCGTCGGTTCGGGTGAAGCTCCGGCAGCCTTCAACCTTGGAAGAGGTTGTCGACGCGATGAAAACGTTTCCGTCGCTCGATCTTTATTCGTCACCCGAGACATTTATCGAGGTCACGGACGAGCCTTCGCGACCGCAGCCTAAACTGGATCGCGATAACGGGAAGGGAATGACGATCACCGTCGGCCGCATTTTCCCGGACAATATTTTTGATTACCGTTTCGTCGCCCTGAGTCACAACACGGTCCGAGGTGCGGCGGGTTCGGCGGTTTTGAATGCAGAATTGCTGATCGCAAAAAACCTTATCTAA
- a CDS encoding pyridoxal phosphate-dependent aminotransferase, whose product MEASMRKEFVLPQRMRGLQPTLIRQFFERALPDSINFGLGEPDLPTPKFLRDEAARIARDEQNGYTSHPGIPALRDKIAEQYPHLDLPRTGVVVTCGSQEAMTDAFMCVVDQGDEVLLPNPSFPAYDACTRIAQGTPVYYRMPADDDFAFHISNFKSQITEKTKAAVVISPSNPTGKIMRPEDLQQIAAALDGTGIWLISDEIYSDLYFGERPHSASEYYDKTIIVSGLSKSLSMTGWRLGWAASKDPQIMEAIQVLHGFTTVCTSTITQKASLLGWNDQAEEAKQHAREVYKKRGEFLVDLFDKELGLRATSPEGAFYTMLDVRSLGDDLDIAEKCLQNRVVTVPGVAFGDEAKGFLRISFCNTEEKMAEGVARMKAGLGI is encoded by the coding sequence ATGGAAGCATCGATGCGAAAAGAATTCGTTTTGCCTCAGCGTATGCGTGGGCTTCAGCCGACGTTGATCCGTCAGTTTTTTGAGCGTGCGTTGCCTGATTCGATCAATTTCGGGCTCGGGGAACCCGATCTGCCGACGCCAAAGTTTTTGCGGGACGAGGCGGCTAGGATCGCTCGGGACGAGCAGAATGGGTATACTTCGCATCCCGGCATTCCGGCCCTGCGTGACAAGATCGCTGAGCAATATCCACATCTCGATCTGCCGAGGACCGGTGTTGTCGTCACCTGCGGATCGCAGGAAGCGATGACGGATGCATTTATGTGCGTCGTCGATCAGGGCGATGAGGTTTTGCTGCCGAACCCGAGCTTTCCGGCTTATGACGCCTGTACCCGGATCGCACAGGGAACGCCAGTCTATTACCGGATGCCGGCGGACGATGATTTTGCATTCCATATTTCAAATTTCAAATCCCAAATTACCGAGAAAACCAAAGCTGCGGTCGTTATTTCACCCTCAAACCCGACGGGCAAAATAATGCGGCCCGAAGATTTGCAACAGATCGCTGCCGCTCTCGACGGTACGGGTATTTGGCTGATCTCAGATGAGATCTACAGCGATCTTTATTTCGGCGAACGTCCGCATTCGGCGTCGGAATATTACGATAAGACCATTATCGTCAGCGGTTTATCTAAATCACTTTCGATGACCGGCTGGCGTCTCGGCTGGGCCGCGAGCAAGGATCCTCAGATTATGGAAGCCATTCAGGTTTTGCACGGGTTCACGACCGTTTGCACATCGACGATCACGCAAAAAGCTTCGCTCCTCGGCTGGAACGACCAGGCAGAAGAAGCAAAACAGCACGCCCGCGAGGTTTACAAAAAACGCGGCGAATTTCTCGTTGATCTTTTCGATAAAGAACTTGGCCTGCGAGCGACCTCGCCCGAAGGTGCTTTTTACACGATGCTCGACGTCCGCTCGCTCGGTGACGATCTCGATATCGCGGAAAAATGCTTGCAGAATCGAGTCGTCACCGTGCCCGGCGTTGCATTTGGTGATGAGGCGAAGGGCTTTTTGCGGATCTCATTTTGCAACACCGAAGAAAAAATGGCGGAAGGTGTTGCCCGAATGAAAGCAGGGCTGGGAATCTAG
- the purS gene encoding phosphoribosylformylglycinamidine synthase subunit PurS codes for MKAKVFVTLKPSVLDPQGKAIHHSVASLGFDQIGDIRQGKYFEIALDPALSEADARVSVERIAKDVLANPVIEDYRVEVEA; via the coding sequence ATGAAAGCAAAGGTCTTTGTAACACTCAAGCCCAGCGTACTCGATCCGCAGGGAAAAGCCATTCACCATTCGGTCGCATCCCTCGGGTTCGATCAGATCGGCGACATACGTCAGGGCAAGTATTTTGAGATCGCTCTCGACCCTGCATTGTCCGAGGCTGACGCCCGAGTTTCAGTAGAACGGATCGCCAAAGACGTTCTTGCAAATCCGGTCATTGAGGATTATCGCGTGGAGGTAGAAGCGTGA
- a CDS encoding AI-2E family transporter: MAEKTESGTNFTRRVLIAVAVVCLVVLGLALVYFVFDILLLIFAAALLAIFLRGLADILRRWIPIGEGWLVILVAAFLVVIVAGAGALLAPSVAEQVRVLRVEIPRSAQRAGEFLSHYSWGQTVLAQMPSVDDVMAKIDAASMLTRVGGFFSSTVGAVGNVFVTVLLAIYLASEPRFYAEGMTRFFPIERRGRAREILDTIYETLRWWLIGKVGSMIFIGLLTWIGLSILGVPLALTLGLIAGLLSFIPNFGPIISAIPALLLAFIDSPISAVYVLGLYVGVQLIESNVVTPIIERETVELAPALTIIFQLALGAMIGGAGLVLATPLLAVMVVIVKMVYFEDVLGDKLGSYELPEEERTTPSAEAAATPSSLGGSQKL; the protein is encoded by the coding sequence ATGGCCGAGAAGACCGAGTCTGGCACTAACTTCACGCGGCGAGTACTGATCGCTGTCGCGGTCGTGTGCCTTGTGGTTCTTGGACTCGCGCTAGTTTATTTTGTCTTTGACATCTTGCTGCTGATCTTTGCAGCGGCCCTTCTTGCTATATTTTTGCGAGGACTCGCGGATATACTGCGACGCTGGATACCGATCGGCGAAGGCTGGCTGGTCATCCTAGTCGCCGCTTTTCTGGTGGTTATCGTTGCCGGAGCCGGAGCCTTGCTGGCTCCTAGCGTTGCTGAACAGGTTCGCGTTTTGCGCGTTGAGATCCCTAGGTCGGCACAGCGAGCAGGTGAGTTTTTATCACACTACAGCTGGGGCCAAACGGTGCTTGCTCAGATGCCTAGCGTCGATGACGTTATGGCAAAGATCGACGCCGCCAGCATGCTCACGCGGGTTGGCGGGTTCTTTTCATCAACAGTTGGAGCGGTTGGAAATGTCTTCGTCACCGTATTGCTGGCTATTTATTTAGCAAGCGAGCCCCGGTTCTACGCCGAGGGGATGACACGGTTTTTCCCGATCGAAAGACGTGGTCGCGCGAGAGAAATACTCGATACGATCTACGAAACACTACGCTGGTGGTTGATCGGGAAGGTCGGTTCGATGATCTTTATAGGGCTTTTGACGTGGATCGGGCTGTCGATCCTGGGAGTTCCGCTCGCTCTGACGCTGGGACTGATAGCGGGGCTTCTCTCGTTTATTCCGAACTTTGGTCCGATAATTTCAGCGATCCCGGCTTTGCTTTTGGCATTTATTGACAGCCCCATAAGTGCGGTCTATGTTCTCGGACTTTATGTAGGAGTTCAGTTGATCGAATCAAACGTCGTCACGCCTATAATTGAGCGTGAAACGGTTGAGCTCGCGCCAGCTCTGACGATAATTTTCCAGTTGGCCCTTGGAGCGATGATCGGCGGCGCGGGATTAGTGCTGGCGACGCCGCTCCTTGCAGTTATGGTCGTGATCGTGAAGATGGTTTATTTTGAGGACGTACTCGGCGATAAATTAGGTTCGTACGAATTACCAGAGGAAGAAAGAACCACCCCGTCAGCCGAAGCGGCCGCCACTCCTTCTTCGTTGGGAGGGAGTCAGAAATTATGA
- a CDS encoding adenylosuccinate lyase — MIERYTLPEMGGIWSLHNKFQKWLDVEIAVCEVHAEMGTIPAYAVAEIKAKASFTVERINEIEKTTDHDVIAFTTNLAENIGDSARFVHYGLTSSDVVDTANALLLKESCDILLAKTDALLEVLKRRAFEFKDTPQIGRTHGIHAEPTSFGLVWALWYSETRRNRDRLSRAKEMIAVGKISGAVGSFAHLAPEVEEKVCAKLGLKAADVSTQVIQRDRYAEYLCTLAIIASTLEKIALQVRHWQRTEVREAQEKFKTGQKGSSAMPHKRNPILSERICGMARTVRANSIVGLENVALWHERDISHSSAERIVLPDSSATLDYILAKTTSLLDTLIVYPENMLKNLDLTKGLVFSGQLMLVLTQKGVSREDAYAWTQRNAMKVWDEGGDYPELVKQDTDISSHLSTEEIARVFDLKHYLRNVEKVFDRVFS; from the coding sequence ATGATCGAACGTTACACACTACCCGAAATGGGCGGCATCTGGTCGCTTCACAACAAATTCCAAAAATGGCTCGATGTCGAGATCGCCGTTTGCGAAGTTCACGCCGAAATGGGCACGATCCCGGCCTATGCGGTCGCTGAGATCAAAGCGAAGGCTTCATTTACCGTCGAGCGGATCAACGAGATCGAAAAAACAACGGATCACGACGTGATCGCGTTCACGACGAATCTGGCCGAAAATATTGGTGATTCTGCGCGTTTTGTTCACTACGGGCTGACTTCGAGCGATGTAGTTGATACGGCGAATGCTTTGCTGCTGAAGGAATCGTGCGATATTTTGCTGGCAAAAACGGATGCGTTGCTTGAGGTCTTGAAGCGTCGTGCATTTGAATTCAAAGACACGCCCCAGATCGGCCGAACTCACGGCATACACGCCGAGCCTACATCGTTTGGGCTCGTTTGGGCACTCTGGTATTCGGAAACTAGGAGGAACCGCGACCGGCTCTCGAGAGCGAAGGAAATGATCGCTGTGGGTAAGATCAGCGGCGCGGTCGGATCTTTTGCTCATCTTGCTCCCGAGGTCGAGGAAAAGGTTTGTGCGAAGCTTGGCTTGAAAGCCGCGGATGTTTCGACGCAAGTCATTCAGCGTGATCGATATGCTGAATATCTTTGCACGCTCGCGATAATCGCGTCGACACTTGAGAAGATCGCTCTGCAGGTCCGCCACTGGCAGAGGACGGAGGTCCGCGAGGCTCAGGAGAAATTCAAAACCGGCCAGAAAGGCTCGTCGGCGATGCCGCACAAACGCAATCCGATCCTCTCTGAACGCATTTGCGGCATGGCTCGCACCGTCAGGGCAAATTCCATCGTCGGCCTCGAGAACGTCGCCCTGTGGCACGAACGCGATATCTCGCATTCCTCTGCCGAACGAATAGTTTTGCCGGATTCATCAGCCACGCTTGATTACATACTCGCCAAAACCACGAGTCTGCTCGACACGCTCATCGTGTATCCCGAAAACATGTTGAAGAATCTTGATCTCACCAAAGGTTTGGTTTTCAGCGGACAATTGATGCTTGTACTTACGCAAAAAGGCGTTTCACGCGAAGACGCATACGCCTGGACTCAGCGAAATGCAATGAAGGTTTGGGACGAAGGCGGCGACTATCCCGAGTTGGTCAAGCAAGATACGGACATTTCATCTCATCTTTCGACTGAGGAAATAGCACGGGTTTTTGATCTGAAACATTACTTGCGAAACGTTGAGAAGGTATTTGACCGGGTGTTTAGCTAG